In Streptomyces ambofaciens ATCC 23877, a single genomic region encodes these proteins:
- the mltG gene encoding endolytic transglycosylase MltG codes for MQTNIPPRSARGTRRTIRLTRRGRIALIVTGAVVAGTAVAVPLLTTDDEGESGPTSLVIPEGWRATQVYAAVDKALALPAGTTRKSLAKADLKLPNDAEGNPEGYLFPATYPLGEAPTPEKLLAAMVDKANEKFTGAPVAAGAQRNALNVYQAVTIASIVQAEAAGQRDMAKAARVIFNRLERGMPLQMDSTINYALGRSTLNTTAKDTRIDSPYNSYQRMGLPPTPIANPGDEAMRAAINPTPGDWLYFVTVKPGDTRFTADYAEHQRNVAEFNRVRQDAAKEDLAT; via the coding sequence ATGCAGACGAACATTCCGCCGCGCAGTGCGAGAGGCACCAGGAGAACGATCCGACTGACGCGCCGGGGCCGTATCGCCCTGATCGTGACCGGCGCCGTCGTCGCCGGCACCGCCGTGGCGGTGCCGCTGCTGACGACGGACGACGAGGGCGAGTCGGGCCCCACGTCCCTCGTGATCCCGGAGGGCTGGCGCGCGACCCAGGTCTACGCGGCCGTCGACAAGGCCCTCGCCCTGCCCGCCGGCACCACCAGGAAGTCATTGGCCAAGGCCGACCTCAAGCTGCCGAACGACGCCGAGGGCAACCCCGAGGGCTACCTCTTCCCGGCGACGTACCCGCTCGGCGAGGCCCCGACCCCGGAGAAGCTGCTGGCGGCCATGGTCGACAAGGCGAACGAGAAGTTCACCGGCGCGCCGGTCGCCGCGGGCGCCCAGCGCAACGCCCTGAACGTCTACCAGGCCGTCACCATCGCCAGCATCGTGCAGGCGGAGGCCGCCGGCCAGCGGGACATGGCCAAGGCCGCCCGGGTGATCTTCAACCGGCTGGAACGCGGTATGCCGCTGCAGATGGACTCCACCATCAACTACGCCCTGGGCCGGTCCACTCTGAACACCACCGCGAAGGACACCCGGATCGACAGCCCGTACAACTCGTACCAGCGCATGGGTCTGCCGCCCACCCCCATCGCCAACCCGGGCGACGAGGCGATGCGCGCCGCGATCAACCCCACCCCCGGCGACTGGCTGTACTTCGTCACGGTCAAGCCCGGCGACACCCGGTTCACCGCCGACTACGCCGAGCACCAGCGCAACGTCGCCGAGTTCAACCGCGTCCGGCAGGACGCCGCCAAGGAGGACCTGGCCACGTGA